The genomic region TTGCAATGATACAAATGGGAGGAGTTGAATCAAAGGAAGCAAATATAAAGAAGGCTTTAGACTATGCAAAGTCCGCAATAAAGGATGGAGCAGAATTAATTGTTTATAACGAACTATTTACAACTCAATATTTTGCCGCAACTGAGGATCCAAAGTTCTTTGACTTAGCAGAACCAGACGACGGACCTACAGTTAGGACTTTCGCAGAATTCTCAAAACAATATAAAGTAGGTATGGTAATAACGTTCTTTGAAGAAGATAAGAAAATTAGAGGAATGTATTATGATACATCAGTTTTCATAAAAGATGGAAATGTGCTTGGTAAATATAGGAAAACTCACATACCTCAAGTTCCAGGTTATTATGAGAAATTCTACTTTAAGCCTGGGAAGGATTATCCAGTGTTTGATTTCGGTGAGTATAAAGTAGGAGGAGTAATATGTTATGACCGCCACTTCCCTGAAGGAGTTAGAATATTAACACTTAAAGGAGCTGACATAGTTACAATACCTACTACAACTAACTTCTATCCAGAGACGTGGGAACTAGAGTTAAGAGCTCACGCAGCATTTAATACAATTTATGTTGTTGGCGTTAATAGGACTCCAGAAGTTTTCCAAGGAAGAGAAATAGATTATTTTGGCAAGAGCTTAGTTGCAGACCCTATGGGGAGAATATTAAAGGAAATGGATAGTCAAGAAGGGTATGAAATAGTTGACGTAGACCTTAATTTCATTAGAGAAAGAAGGAAAAAGGCTCCATTCTTAAGGGATAGAAAACCCGAAAATTATACGGAAATTTCGTCAATATATATTGAAAGCCTCTAACGTGAGAAATTTTTATTTAATAATACAGAGGTGATTTCTCCCATGGAAGAAGATGAAATTAAAAGAAAAGTTATAGAAGCATCTTCTGGAATCCCTGAGCTAGGAAAAATAGGAAGAGAAATTGAAACTATAGGTGTACTGCCAGTTCCTGATAGTATGCGTAAAATATCTTCATTAGACGTCTTTATATTTTGGGCAATGGCCAGCGCTTCTGCTGCTACACCTCTTGCAGGTTACTTACTTTATGGCGTAGGGATTCCTAACTTTTTAATAATAGTTTCTTTGGCAACTATTATTGGATTAATACCTGCAGGCCTTTTCTCCGAAATAGGGAGACAAAAGCCTATAGTCGCTTTAATTCAAGCCAGAGGAACTTTCGGGTATTTTCCTGCAAACGCGTTATCCTTACTTTACACATTCGTAAACATGGGGTGGTTTGGATTAAATTTAGCGGTAGGGGCAGAAATTTTATCATCTGTTAGTGGTATTTCTTTCGCTATTTGGTCTGTTATTCTAGGTATAATTCAGATAGTACTTGTAATATTTGGAGCAAAATGGTTAAATTACTTTTACAAGTTTACTTCTCCGCTTCTAATAATTAGCTACGGAGTTCTAGCTTTCTTCTTGTTTTATTGCTATCACCCTGCCCTTTCCACAATGATGATTCCGTCTATTCCAATAAACTGGGGGTTAGATATCAACCTTATACTAACGTTTTCAATACTTTCTTGGGCTTATAAAATAACTACAATAACAAGGTTTGCAAAACCTTACGATAGACCTTCTATTTCATATTTCTTATCTCCAACTCTAGGAATAATGCTACCAGTTTTCCTAATGGGTTTACTTGGTTATATTTCTCAAGCTGCCACTGGAAATTGGAACTTAGCAGCTGTCTATAAGCCAGGGGATCCAATATGGGTATTAGTTGCAGCAGTGGGAGCTTCGATAGCTATAATCCACACAAATTCAATGAATTTATACCCGGCAGTGGCTGATTTACTAGTGTCCATGGAGACCTTTATGAAGAGAATGAAAACTTATAGGCTTTCCCAACCATTGTCTGCAATAGTTTTAGGTTCGGTTTCAATAATTCTAGCGATCCTAGGAATATTAAATTATGTCGAAAATTTCCTATTATTAGTAGGAGATCTTATACTTCCTTTCACTTTTATATTGATAATAGATTGGTATACAGGGTTAAGAAACTCCGATATCCTATCTTTTTACTATAATAACGGATTAAAGGTCAAGGCACTTATAGCACTGACCATAGGATTTTTACTAAACTATTATAATATCTATGGAATAATAGGGTATTATTTCCCATATCAAGTTATAGGTAGTTTAATAGCAGCAGGAATATATTATATAGAAAAGAAAATATAATCATCGTAGGCGATAATATCAACCAATAGATTAACTTTCAAGCTAATCTAGTTTTTACCCTGCATTTGAATCTCTCTGCCGTAAATGTCCACTTTTCTCCGCTCTTTATCCATTGAGGATACTACGTAATCTGCGCAAAATAACCCCCATTTCATAACATAACCCGTTTTATTGCTTCCTCTTTCCTTGGATTATAAGCTCTATCTAAGGATTGTATAGCAATACCCTTCTTAGATTTTATAATATTTTTATAATCTTTAGAATATGATTTTTAATATCTATATCCATAGTATTGACTAATAAATCCACTTCGTAAAAGATCATGGGATAACCTATTTTCTCTATTATATTCTTCATTACAGTAACTTGAGGATTCTTATCTATTAAAGCGTAGTCCGACCTGGATAAAAACGCTGGAAAAGAGTATAGATTAAATATAACTGTTGGATAAAATTCATCATTATGCTTTTTAAGAGCCTCTACGTCTTTATGAACTACTATTTAAAGTATGCCTTCTTTCAAAATAGGAATGTAAACTGTTAAGAAAAATCTCTGAAACTGGCATATCATTTCTAACGATTTTTTATCTTTAACATAATGAAAATCCCATTCTGTTCCTAACTTATCCCAAGCACTGTTTATAGCATCTATTATTAGCCTTATCCCATCCACGTCTAGATAAATACCTCCAATAAGAGTACTGTTATCATCGACATGCTCGTCTAAAAACATTATACGCATAGGTCATAAAAATAGGCTGATTAATTAAAAATTGAGTATCAGATTAAATACATATGTCTCTGCAGGTATTTTCGTCCATGAATTCTTATAGAAATTGAGATAAAGCTTTTATCCTAATGTGAAAATATTAAATTGAACCTCGGAGCTCTGGTGAAAAACCGGGGCAGATGAAGGGGAAGGCTTGTTTTATACAGTCATGTTTAAATAACAGATTGTAAATATTTCCCCTTGCTTTAATTCATATTTATTCTTTTTGAGATCATAATGATAAGAACGGTATAATAATGTGAATATAAATTAAAAATTAGAATTAATTTTTGGAAGTTAAACCAATACTTTCAATTCAATAGCTTGAGGAATGTCGAGCATCCCTAAGAGAATCGAAACCGGCACTACATTATCTTCCACTTTATCCTTACTTAAGATATATATCTTTTTCATTCTTCCCAAAATTTTCTTCTCAGCCTTAACGTTACCAAACTTCACTTCAAACCCTAACATTTCTTCCCCACTTTTTATTACAGCATCTATCTCTCCTTTTGCTTTGGTATAAAACGTATCGTAGATTCTAGACAGATGGGAAATTACTATACTTTCAACTAATCTACTCTCTTCAGGCAAGTTAGTTAACGTCCAAAAGGCGAACGCCCTATATATGAATGGATCTATAAAATAGAACTTCTTTTCTTTCCTAGTTAGTACATTACCTTGTAGGTCTACCTGCTCTAAAACTTTAAGTAAGTATAGTTTCTCTAGAAGCTCTACATAGCTTATCGCAGTCTTCACTGTGCCAACTCCAAACGACCTTGAGAGAGTATGATAACTGAAATCGCTGGAAGTCCTTTCTATTATGCCTTTTATTGTGAGTTTAAAGAAAGTTTCACTTCTCTTTAACTTATTTACTTCACTAACTATACTAGATATGAAATCACTTATCGTTTCCTCGCTTACTTTCCCATATTTTATATAGTCCCTTATGGCGTTAGGAAATCCTCCTGTGATCAAATATTTTTCAAGAAGCTCATTTAATTCATGCAAGAACTGAATATTTCGCATATAGTTTGAAAGAACGAAGCTTAAATCTCCTTTCTGTACCTTAACGTTAAATAATTCTATATATTTTGAAAAAGGTAAAGGAAGCATTAATAAATTCTTGCCTTTACCTCTCCTTCCAGGAAAAGTCTCGATTTCCCTCTTTGCAGACATTGATAAAGACCCAGTAACAACTAGAACGTCATTTCTAAAATCTCCTTTATCTATCCTACTCTTTAAAGCCCTATACCATTCCTTAGGATAAGTTATCTCGTCTAGAAAAATGAAAGATGATGAAATGTTATTAGCCTTTCTAAACTTTATATATTCCTCTAAAACATCATCCAATTC from Acidianus ambivalens harbors:
- a CDS encoding carbon-nitrogen hydrolase family protein; translated protein: MVKIAMIQMGGVESKEANIKKALDYAKSAIKDGAELIVYNELFTTQYFAATEDPKFFDLAEPDDGPTVRTFAEFSKQYKVGMVITFFEEDKKIRGMYYDTSVFIKDGNVLGKYRKTHIPQVPGYYEKFYFKPGKDYPVFDFGEYKVGGVICYDRHFPEGVRILTLKGADIVTIPTTTNFYPETWELELRAHAAFNTIYVVGVNRTPEVFQGREIDYFGKSLVADPMGRILKEMDSQEGYEIVDVDLNFIRERRKKAPFLRDRKPENYTEISSIYIESL
- a CDS encoding purine-cytosine permease family protein — translated: MEEDEIKRKVIEASSGIPELGKIGREIETIGVLPVPDSMRKISSLDVFIFWAMASASAATPLAGYLLYGVGIPNFLIIVSLATIIGLIPAGLFSEIGRQKPIVALIQARGTFGYFPANALSLLYTFVNMGWFGLNLAVGAEILSSVSGISFAIWSVILGIIQIVLVIFGAKWLNYFYKFTSPLLIISYGVLAFFLFYCYHPALSTMMIPSIPINWGLDINLILTFSILSWAYKITTITRFAKPYDRPSISYFLSPTLGIMLPVFLMGLLGYISQAATGNWNLAAVYKPGDPIWVLVAAVGASIAIIHTNSMNLYPAVADLLVSMETFMKRMKTYRLSQPLSAIVLGSVSIILAILGILNYVENFLLLVGDLILPFTFILIIDWYTGLRNSDILSFYYNNGLKVKALIALTIGFLLNYYNIYGIIGYYFPYQVIGSLIAAGIYYIEKKI
- a CDS encoding ATP-binding protein, giving the protein MKEKINPKSIFYFSCDKLADYKELDDVLEEYIKFRKANNISSSFIFLDEITYPKEWYRALKSRIDKGDFRNDVLVVTGSLSMSAKREIETFPGRRGKGKNLLMLPLPFSKYIELFNVKVQKGDLSFVLSNYMRNIQFLHELNELLEKYLITGGFPNAIRDYIKYGKVSEETISDFISSIVSEVNKLKRSETFFKLTIKGIIERTSSDFSYHTLSRSFGVGTVKTAISYVELLEKLYLLKVLEQVDLQGNVLTRKEKKFYFIDPFIYRAFAFWTLTNLPEESRLVESIVISHLSRIYDTFYTKAKGEIDAVIKSGEEMLGFEVKFGNVKAEKKILGRMKKIYILSKDKVEDNVVPVSILLGMLDIPQAIELKVLV